The Miscanthus floridulus cultivar M001 chromosome 7, ASM1932011v1, whole genome shotgun sequence genome includes a region encoding these proteins:
- the LOC136462795 gene encoding cation transporter HKT1;3-like: MKYSWQFICQNNPLFIQVTYFTLISFAGYAALKIIKPRDKQDALKDIDLLFTSVSASTVSSMATVEMEDFSSAQLCILTILMLIGGELFTSMLDLYFMRAKSVTKGSSNRKGYSVYVDTESTTSATSVPTSVIMPVSELGLEEKNQVEPKTIESLGYALLVYLLVSNLGGSLVIFLYLISVPDAQGVLKTKGIGFVIFSVFSAVSSVANCAFTPVNENMIIFQKRSILLLLIIPQILAGNTLFAPCLRFLVWSLKKVTGQDEYHFILQHPETIGYKHLMSSKECVYLMSTVFSFIIAQTILFCSLEWSSEALREMNSYEKIIGALFQSTNARHAGEYVVDLSSLSSAILVLYTVMMYLPGETSFFPKDDEQHSRAEIKDKRKRLLENWIFSQLSYLAIFVMLICITEREAMITDLLNFNVFSILFEVVSAYGNVGFSVGYSCKRLLNHDVYCKDASYGFVGKWSDKGKVILIMVMVFGRLKAFNMKGGRAWRLR; this comes from the exons ATGAAATACTCTTGGCAGTTCATCTGTCAAAATAATCCACTCTTCATCCAAGTCACTTATTTTACCTTGATTTCATTTGCTGGATATGCAGCTCTTAAGATCATCAAGCCACGAGATAAACAAGATGCTCTGAAAGACATAGACTTATTGTTTACTTCTGTATCTGCATCAACTGTCTCTAGCATGGCTACTGTTGAAATGGAGGATTTCTCAAGTGCTCAGCTCTGCATATTGACTATTTTAATGCTGATCGGTGGAGAGTTATTCACTTCAATGCTTGATCTTTATTTCATGCGGGCTAAATCTGTTACAAAAGGGTCTTCCAACAGAAAGGGCTACTCAGTTTATGTTGATACCGAATCTACTACTTCTGCAACGTCTGTTCCCACCAGTGTAATAATGCCAGTGTCTGAACTCGGCTTGGAAGAAAAAAATCAAGTTGAGCCCAAGACAATTGAATCTTTAGGTTATGCACTGCTGGTCTATCTTCTAGTGTCAAATTTAGGCGGCTCCCTGGTTATCTTCCTTTACCTTATATCCGTACCAGATGCACAAGGAGTTCTGAAGACAAAGGGTATTGgatttgtcattttctctgtattTTCAGCCGTCTCCTCAGTGGCAAATTGTGCCTTCACTCCAGTAAACGAGAACATGATCATCTTTCAGAAGAGATCCATTCTCCTATTGCTAATTATTCCTCAGATACTAGCTGGAAATACATTATTTGCCCCATGCTTGAGATTCCTGGTGTGGTCACTTAAGAAGGTAACTggacaagatgaatatcatttcaTTCTTCAGCACCCGGAGACCATTGGATATAAGCATCTTATGAGTAGCAAGGAGTGTGTTTATTTGATGTCAACTGTTTTCAGCTTCATAATTGCACAAACCATACTATtttgctctctagaatggagctCAGAGGCTTTACGGGAAATGAACAGCTATGAGAAGATAATAGGTGCTCTCTTCCAGTCTACTAATGCAAGGCATGCTGGCGAATATGTAGTTGATCTGTCAAGCCTTTCTTCTGCAATCCTAGTCTTGTACACTGTAATGAT GTATCTCCCTGGTGAGACTTCGTTTTTCCCCAAAGATGATGAGCAGCACTCTAGAGCTGAGATAAAAGACAAAAGGAAAAGACTATTAGAGAATTGGATCTTCTCCCAGCTGTCTTATTTAGCTATCTTTGTAATGCTAATTTGCATTACTGAGAGGGAAGCGATGATCACAGATCTGCTCAATTTCAATGTATTCAGcatattgtttgaagttgtcag CGCATATGGGAATGTGGGTTTCTCTGTTGGTTACAGTTGCAAGAGGCTACTGAATCATGATGTCTACTGCAAGGATGCTTCGTATGGATTTGTTGGAAAATGGAGTGACAAGGGGAAAGTAATTCTGATTATGGTCATGGTTTTTGGGAGGCTTAAAGCGTTCAATATGAAAGGCGGAAGAGCTTGGAGGCTTAGATAG